One genomic segment of Mytilus trossulus isolate FHL-02 chromosome 4, PNRI_Mtr1.1.1.hap1, whole genome shotgun sequence includes these proteins:
- the LOC134716908 gene encoding craniofacial development protein 2-like — protein MNKKAKGALIECSPVDERIIVARFHSKYAKMTMTQCYAPTNDADDETKRTFYEKLQSITCKTPRHDILIVLGDMNAKVGNDNLDRERFMGKHGLGTINENGELLVDFCEDNDLVIGGTLFPHKNIHKITWNSPNGRDKNQIDHMMINGRWKNSLYDVRAMRGADCGCGSDHHLICDNKPSTVESLEQGWSRIETVFKETSRNTLGLRQRERKKWISDDTWTSIQQRKDIKTKLNSTKSERIQTTLRKEYSVKDKEVKRKAKADKAIYLETLAKEAGTAASK, from the exons ATGAACAAAAAGGCTAAAGGTGCACTCATTGAATGCTCACCAGTAGATGAGAGAATTATTGTTGCAAGATTCCATTCCAAATATgccaaaatgacaatgacacAATGCTATGCACCAACAAATGATGCAGATGATGAAACAAAAAGAACTTTTTATGAGAAACTCCAAAGTATAACCTGCAAAACACCACGACATGACATCCTTATAGTCTTAGGTGATATGAATGCTAAAGTAGGAAATGATAACTTAGATAGAGAAAGATTTATGGGCAAACATGGACTTGGCACTATAAACGAAAATGGAGAACTACTTGTAGATTTTTGTGAAGATAACGACCTTGTTATTGGAGGTACACTTTTTCCACACAAAAACATCCATAAAATCACATGGAACTCCCCAAATGGTCGTGACAAAAACCAGATAGATCATATGATGATTAACGGAAGATGGAAAAACTCACTTTATGACGTGAGAGCTATGAGAGGAGCAGACTGTGGTTGTGGTAGTGACCATCACTTGATTTGTG ACAACAAGCCAAGTACTGTAGAAAGCTTAGAACAGGGATGGAGTAGGATTGAAACTGTGTTTAAAGAAACATCAAGAAACACACTAGGGCTCCGACAACGTGAAAGGAAGAAATGGATAAGTGATGACACATGGACTAGCATTCAGCAGAGAAAAGACATAAAGACAAAATTGAACAGCACAAAATCAGAACGAATCCAAACTACTCTAAGGAAAGAATATTCAGTCAAGGACAAAGAAGTAAAACGTAAAGCAAAAGCAGATAAGGCAATATACCTAGAGACACTTGCTAAAGAAGCAGGGACAGCAGCTTCTAAATGA